The proteins below come from a single Pyramidobacter porci genomic window:
- the ppsA gene encoding phosphoenolpyruvate synthase gives MENYNAIKWFEEIRKDDIPVVGGKGANLGELTSTGAPVPPGFCVIAETYARFIKENSLNTQISELLKDLDFEDTAALQQKTETIRSLIQKAPIPASIEKQIVEAYEKLADKVGLKDPDVAVRSSATAEDLPDASFAGQQDTYLHVIGAPSVVDHVRQCWASLWTARATYYRQKQNYDHFNVSLCAVVQKMVASEKSGVMFTANPITNERGQLMINASWGLGEAVVSGSVSPDEFILDKETLTELDVTIADKKVMIVDKEKAGGTVTVNVADYLGPAAVSSRCMSVEEVRRLAEAGKAIEAHYGVPMDIEWGQDRDTKKLYILQARPITTLKEEPAKKENTIMDQKTLTVLVRGLAASPGIAHGRVVRIDSLQEIARVKDGDVLVTGMTNPDMVPAMKKACAVVTDEGGRTCHAAIVSRELGIPCIVGSKNGTEILAEGMEITVDATRGVVYRGNVNLSSDQDIHSPVAEGAAAKQSAAAVAEAAPITGTKIYMNLGDASIIGKYSRLPFDGIGLMRTEFIFSHVGVHPMYLLRTGRGEVLINDMSEAITTVAQAIYPRPLVVRMSDFRTNEFRGLEGGEVEPEENNPMIGWRGVSRYISPAYEEGFRLECKAIKKVRDEFGLINVWVMLPFVRTTWEVVRVKEIMASEGLVQNKSFKIWIMAEVPAVVFQAEEFARLVDGFSIGSNDLTQLVMGVDRDSGILNNMGYFDERDPSVKNAIKTLIHAAHKQGITCSICGQGPSLYPDFAEFLVREGIDSMSVNPDTVAYTRRLVAGVEQRMILGGMRKVMGQEL, from the coding sequence ATGGAAAACTACAATGCAATTAAGTGGTTTGAAGAGATACGCAAAGATGACATTCCCGTTGTGGGCGGCAAGGGAGCCAACCTGGGCGAGCTGACCTCGACCGGCGCTCCCGTTCCTCCCGGATTCTGCGTTATTGCCGAAACCTATGCGCGTTTTATCAAGGAGAACAGTCTGAACACGCAGATCTCGGAGCTTCTCAAGGACCTGGATTTTGAAGACACGGCGGCGCTTCAGCAGAAGACGGAGACGATTCGAAGTTTGATCCAGAAAGCGCCGATTCCCGCTTCGATCGAAAAGCAGATCGTCGAAGCCTACGAAAAACTGGCGGACAAGGTGGGGCTGAAAGATCCCGACGTCGCCGTCAGAAGCTCCGCTACCGCGGAAGACCTGCCCGACGCCTCGTTCGCCGGGCAGCAGGACACTTACCTCCATGTGATCGGAGCCCCGTCGGTCGTGGATCACGTGAGACAGTGCTGGGCTTCGCTCTGGACGGCCCGCGCGACGTATTACCGCCAGAAACAGAATTACGATCACTTCAACGTTTCGCTGTGCGCCGTCGTGCAGAAAATGGTGGCCAGCGAAAAATCCGGCGTGATGTTCACCGCCAACCCCATCACGAACGAACGCGGTCAGCTGATGATCAACGCCAGCTGGGGGCTGGGCGAAGCGGTCGTGTCGGGGTCGGTCTCGCCCGACGAGTTCATTCTCGACAAGGAGACGCTTACCGAACTCGACGTCACCATCGCGGACAAAAAGGTCATGATCGTCGACAAGGAAAAGGCCGGCGGCACCGTGACCGTGAACGTCGCCGATTATCTGGGGCCGGCTGCGGTCAGCTCCCGCTGCATGAGCGTCGAAGAAGTCCGCCGCCTGGCCGAGGCCGGCAAGGCCATCGAAGCGCATTACGGTGTTCCTATGGATATCGAATGGGGACAGGACAGGGACACGAAAAAACTTTACATCCTTCAGGCTCGTCCGATCACGACCCTGAAAGAGGAGCCCGCCAAAAAGGAGAACACGATCATGGATCAGAAAACTTTAACGGTGCTTGTGCGCGGACTGGCGGCCTCGCCCGGAATCGCCCACGGGCGCGTGGTGCGCATCGACTCGCTTCAGGAAATCGCCCGCGTCAAAGACGGCGACGTGCTGGTGACGGGCATGACCAATCCCGACATGGTCCCGGCGATGAAAAAAGCCTGCGCGGTCGTCACCGACGAAGGCGGACGCACCTGCCACGCGGCCATCGTTTCCCGCGAACTGGGGATCCCCTGCATCGTCGGCAGCAAAAACGGCACCGAAATCCTTGCGGAAGGGATGGAGATCACCGTCGACGCCACCCGCGGCGTCGTCTACCGCGGCAACGTCAACCTCTCTTCGGATCAGGACATTCATTCGCCCGTTGCCGAGGGCGCGGCTGCGAAACAATCGGCGGCCGCCGTCGCGGAAGCCGCTCCGATCACGGGCACGAAGATCTACATGAACCTGGGCGACGCTTCGATCATCGGCAAGTACAGCCGCCTGCCGTTCGACGGCATCGGGCTGATGCGCACCGAGTTCATCTTCTCGCATGTCGGCGTTCACCCCATGTATCTGCTGCGCACGGGGCGCGGAGAAGTGCTGATCAACGACATGAGCGAGGCCATCACGACCGTGGCCCAGGCCATTTATCCCCGGCCTCTCGTCGTGCGCATGAGCGATTTCCGCACCAACGAGTTCCGCGGCCTCGAGGGCGGCGAAGTGGAGCCGGAAGAGAACAATCCCATGATCGGCTGGCGCGGCGTCTCGCGTTATATCTCGCCGGCCTATGAAGAGGGTTTCCGTCTCGAGTGCAAGGCCATCAAGAAAGTTCGCGACGAGTTCGGCCTGATCAACGTCTGGGTCATGCTTCCCTTTGTGCGCACGACCTGGGAAGTGGTCCGCGTCAAAGAGATCATGGCCTCCGAAGGGCTGGTCCAGAATAAATCCTTCAAGATCTGGATCATGGCCGAGGTGCCGGCCGTCGTTTTCCAGGCGGAAGAGTTCGCCCGGCTGGTCGACGGCTTCAGCATCGGCAGCAACGACCTGACTCAGCTGGTGATGGGCGTCGACCGTGATTCCGGCATCCTCAACAACATGGGCTACTTCGACGAGCGCGACCCTTCCGTGAAAAATGCGATCAAGACGCTGATCCATGCGGCGCACAAACAGGGAATCACGTGCTCGATCTGCGGCCAGGGGCCGTCGCTCTATCCCGACTTCGCCGAGTTCCTGGTGCGCGAGGGCATCGACAGCATGAGCGTGAATCCCGACACGGTCGCCTACACGCGGCGGCTCGTCGCTGGCGTGGAGCAGAGAATGATCCTGGGCGGCATGAGAAAAGTGATGGGACAGGAGCTTTAG
- the topA gene encoding type I DNA topoisomerase produces MAPTAKTRKTAAKTVSKRKTGAAATRSAAPSGKKTTAGASAKSASIRKKTTKPAGKTSEEAKKAVPPRRDKTLVVVESPTKAKTLTKILGSGYVVKASVGHIVDLPKSRLAIDIENGFKPEYILVKGKAPVKKELQAAAATAKRILLAADPDREGEAIAWHVAGLLGVDPAENCRVRFHEITADAVKSAVKEPAPIDMDRVDAQQARRVLDRLVGYTLSPLLWKKIRRGLSAGRVQSVALAILCEREQEIENFVPQDYWNVFVDATADDGRAYRLHVERESGRSLLSDGRTLAIDTPAKVRDIEKTLEEKPLLVASFTAKKNARKQPAPFKTSTMQQIAASRLGFSPRRTMGIAQSLFEGVAIPGHGTVGLITYMRTDSLRMAPEALNQARKVIEGRWGKKYLPAKAVVYQAGANAQDAHEAIRPTDFTLTPESVRGSLTTEQYRLYDMIWRRSVASQMAPAVVDSATLDCECGKYGLRAQGAAVSFDGWGAVWDLDVKDSMIEKAQEGELLRVQNVDSKKEQTKPPARFTESTLIKTLEDDGIGRPSTYATIVETLYDRSYVAREEGRRLKPSELGRSVNKFLLEHFDGKSTSPIVDVGFTSSMESSLDQVESGKKNWVELIGQFWEPFTHAIAEAEKAPTVPPPPPELTGETCPQCGRPLVKKQGRFGEFIGCSGFPECHYIKPVQKEIGVPCPKCGTEHGGQVVQRKSKKGRTFYGCSRYPDCDYVSWNKPAAEKCPACGGLMEYVGRSRTPVCTKCAHKGES; encoded by the coding sequence ATGGCTCCGACAGCAAAAACTCGGAAGACGGCCGCAAAAACGGTCTCAAAAAGAAAAACGGGCGCCGCGGCGACGAGAAGCGCGGCGCCTTCCGGAAAGAAAACGACGGCCGGCGCTTCTGCAAAGTCCGCATCGATAAGGAAAAAAACGACGAAGCCCGCCGGGAAAACGTCGGAAGAAGCGAAGAAGGCCGTGCCGCCCCGGCGCGACAAGACGTTGGTGGTCGTCGAGTCGCCGACGAAAGCGAAGACGCTGACGAAGATTTTAGGCTCCGGCTATGTTGTCAAAGCCAGCGTCGGCCACATTGTCGATCTGCCCAAGAGCCGCCTGGCGATCGACATCGAAAACGGTTTCAAACCGGAATATATTTTAGTGAAGGGCAAAGCCCCCGTAAAAAAAGAACTTCAGGCCGCCGCCGCTACGGCCAAAAGAATCCTTCTCGCCGCCGACCCCGACCGAGAAGGGGAGGCGATCGCCTGGCACGTCGCCGGACTGCTCGGCGTCGATCCCGCCGAGAACTGCCGAGTGCGTTTTCACGAGATCACGGCCGACGCCGTTAAAAGCGCCGTGAAGGAGCCGGCCCCGATCGACATGGACCGCGTCGACGCGCAGCAGGCGCGGCGCGTGCTTGACCGTTTGGTGGGCTACACGCTGAGCCCGCTCCTCTGGAAGAAGATCCGCCGCGGACTCTCGGCCGGACGGGTGCAGTCGGTCGCTCTGGCGATCCTCTGCGAGCGCGAGCAGGAAATCGAAAATTTCGTGCCTCAGGATTACTGGAATGTCTTTGTCGACGCGACAGCCGACGACGGACGCGCCTACAGGCTGCACGTCGAAAGGGAGAGCGGGCGCAGCCTGCTTTCCGACGGCAGAACTCTGGCGATCGACACGCCCGCCAAAGTCCGCGATATCGAAAAGACGCTGGAGGAGAAGCCTTTGCTCGTCGCGAGTTTCACGGCGAAGAAAAACGCGCGGAAACAGCCGGCCCCGTTCAAAACCAGCACGATGCAACAGATCGCCGCAAGCCGGCTGGGCTTTTCCCCGCGGCGCACCATGGGGATCGCGCAGAGCCTCTTCGAAGGCGTCGCCATTCCCGGACACGGCACGGTCGGTCTGATCACTTACATGAGGACCGACAGTCTGCGCATGGCGCCGGAAGCGCTGAATCAGGCGCGAAAAGTGATCGAAGGGCGCTGGGGCAAAAAATATCTTCCGGCAAAAGCCGTCGTTTATCAGGCTGGCGCCAACGCTCAGGACGCCCACGAAGCCATCCGCCCCACGGACTTCACCCTGACTCCCGAATCGGTCAGAGGATCTCTGACGACAGAACAGTACCGGCTCTACGATATGATCTGGCGGCGCAGCGTCGCCTCGCAGATGGCCCCCGCCGTCGTGGATAGCGCGACGCTTGACTGCGAGTGCGGGAAATACGGACTGCGCGCCCAGGGCGCCGCCGTCAGTTTCGACGGCTGGGGCGCCGTCTGGGATCTTGACGTCAAGGATTCCATGATCGAGAAAGCGCAGGAAGGCGAGCTGCTGAGGGTCCAGAACGTCGATTCCAAAAAGGAGCAGACCAAGCCGCCGGCACGCTTTACCGAGTCGACACTGATCAAGACCCTTGAGGACGACGGGATCGGGCGTCCTTCCACCTACGCGACCATCGTCGAAACGCTTTACGACCGTTCCTACGTCGCGCGGGAAGAAGGCCGCAGGCTGAAGCCGAGCGAATTGGGGCGGTCGGTGAATAAATTTCTGCTCGAGCATTTCGACGGAAAATCGACGTCGCCGATCGTCGACGTCGGTTTTACCTCTTCCATGGAAAGTTCTCTCGATCAGGTCGAGTCGGGAAAGAAAAACTGGGTCGAACTGATCGGGCAGTTTTGGGAGCCTTTCACCCACGCCATCGCCGAAGCCGAAAAAGCGCCGACGGTCCCGCCTCCGCCGCCCGAGCTGACGGGCGAGACCTGCCCGCAGTGCGGCAGGCCGCTCGTGAAAAAGCAGGGACGCTTCGGCGAATTCATCGGCTGTTCGGGATTCCCCGAGTGCCATTACATCAAGCCGGTTCAAAAGGAAATCGGCGTGCCCTGCCCTAAATGCGGAACCGAGCACGGCGGACAAGTCGTGCAGCGCAAAAGCAAAAAAGGGCGCACGTTCTACGGCTGTTCCCGCTATCCCGACTGCGATTACGTTTCCTGGAACAAGCCGGCGGCCGAAAAATGCCCGGCCTGCGGCGGCCTGATGGAATATGTCGGCCGGTCGAGGACGCCCGTCTGCACGAAGTGCGCCCATAAGGGAGAGAGCTAA
- the trmFO gene encoding methylenetetrahydrofolate--tRNA-(uracil(54)-C(5))-methyltransferase (FADH(2)-oxidizing) TrmFO, with product MQPVVVAGGGLAGSEAAWQLVRRGIPVHMFEMRPVVSSPAHRTDKLGELVCSNSLGSDRDDSAAGLLKEELRALDSLVMKAADAHSVPAGKALAVDRERFSRFITDALLKNPLFTLTRREVTEIPARPCIIASGPLTSPALASKLQTLFGQDYLYFYDAVAPVIELESVDMSVAYRRDRYADGEGGDYVNCPMDEQQYQTFYEALIAAERIPLHDFEGKAEYFEGCMPVEVIASRGRDTLRFGPLRPVGLNDPRTGKRPYAVVQIRQDNAEGTLYNLVGFQTNLRWGEQQRVFRLIPGLEHAEFVRMGVMHRNIYVDAPRCLDGCLRPRGMDSLFLAGQMTGVEGYVESTAMGAVAALGVFSFLNGLPQLQWPAESAIGALLFRLKDATNPRFAPTNANMGIFPPLDEKIKNRRERHEKILSRGRLRFLQFKANNALFFSEPGEK from the coding sequence ATGCAGCCCGTCGTCGTCGCCGGCGGCGGTCTGGCCGGCTCCGAAGCGGCCTGGCAGCTTGTGCGGCGCGGAATTCCCGTGCACATGTTCGAGATGCGCCCAGTCGTCTCGAGCCCGGCTCACCGCACCGACAAGCTGGGCGAACTGGTCTGCAGCAATTCGCTGGGCTCCGACCGCGACGACTCCGCGGCGGGGCTTCTCAAGGAGGAGCTCCGCGCCCTCGACAGCCTGGTCATGAAAGCCGCCGATGCGCATTCGGTGCCTGCGGGAAAAGCGCTCGCCGTGGACCGCGAACGGTTCTCGCGGTTTATTACCGACGCGCTGCTGAAAAACCCTCTTTTTACGCTGACCCGCCGCGAAGTCACCGAAATTCCCGCAAGACCCTGCATCATCGCCAGCGGCCCCTTGACGTCACCGGCGCTGGCTTCGAAGCTCCAGACCCTGTTCGGGCAGGATTATCTCTATTTTTACGACGCCGTCGCCCCGGTGATCGAGCTGGAGTCAGTCGACATGTCCGTCGCGTACCGCAGAGACCGCTATGCCGACGGCGAGGGCGGCGATTACGTCAACTGCCCGATGGACGAACAGCAGTATCAGACGTTTTACGAGGCTTTGATCGCGGCCGAAAGGATACCGCTGCATGATTTCGAAGGGAAGGCGGAATACTTCGAAGGCTGCATGCCGGTCGAAGTCATCGCCTCGCGCGGGCGCGACACGCTTCGTTTCGGCCCGCTGCGTCCCGTCGGGCTGAACGATCCCCGCACGGGAAAGCGTCCCTACGCCGTCGTGCAGATCCGGCAGGACAACGCCGAAGGCACGCTTTACAACCTTGTCGGTTTTCAGACCAACCTGCGCTGGGGAGAGCAGCAAAGAGTTTTTCGTCTGATTCCCGGACTCGAACATGCCGAGTTCGTGCGGATGGGCGTCATGCACCGCAATATTTACGTCGACGCACCGCGCTGCCTCGACGGCTGCCTGCGGCCCCGGGGAATGGATTCGCTTTTTCTGGCGGGGCAGATGACCGGCGTGGAAGGTTACGTGGAAAGCACGGCGATGGGAGCTGTCGCCGCGCTGGGCGTTTTTTCCTTCCTGAACGGGCTGCCTCAGCTGCAGTGGCCTGCGGAGAGCGCCATCGGCGCGCTGCTTTTCAGATTGAAGGACGCCACCAATCCCCGCTTCGCTCCGACGAACGCGAATATGGGGATTTTCCCGCCTCTGGACGAGAAAATCAAAAACCGCAGGGAACGCCATGAGAAAATTTTAAGCCGCGGACGCCTGAGATTCTTACAATTTAAGGCAAACAACGCCTTGTTCTTTTCTGAACCAGGCGAAAAATGA
- a CDS encoding tyrosine recombinase XerC: MSEVSMNSQLDSFLEYLRNNKASSENTVTNYAVDLAQFADFVENQGIALSEITTPLIRAFLRSLAGFGYANSSIARKLSTVKAFELYLLEKGLIAADPAASVRSPRLPERLPRALSRDGIERLIEEAWKIKPSLRNGTILEVMYGCGVRVAELVSLRWEDVDLDERWLKVRGKGDKERLVPFGRYAKEALIKWEAVCPREPGFLFPGKAGAGITVRTVHRLVVQAARNAGLENVTPHSVRHSFATHMLEGGASLNVLQELLGHESLLTTQRYLKITPGHLRDSYMAAHPRSGEEE, encoded by the coding sequence ATGTCCGAGGTTTCAATGAACAGTCAGTTGGATTCTTTTCTTGAATACCTGCGGAACAACAAGGCCAGTTCCGAAAATACCGTGACGAATTATGCGGTCGATCTTGCGCAGTTTGCCGACTTTGTCGAGAATCAAGGGATCGCTCTCAGCGAAATTACGACGCCGCTGATCCGCGCGTTCCTGCGCTCGCTTGCCGGTTTCGGCTATGCGAACTCATCCATCGCGCGAAAACTTTCCACCGTAAAGGCATTTGAGCTTTATCTTCTTGAAAAGGGACTCATCGCGGCCGATCCCGCGGCCTCGGTCCGCAGCCCCCGCCTCCCCGAACGACTGCCACGAGCCTTGTCGCGCGACGGGATCGAGCGGCTGATCGAGGAAGCATGGAAAATAAAGCCCTCTTTGCGCAACGGCACGATCCTTGAAGTGATGTACGGCTGCGGCGTCCGCGTGGCGGAACTCGTTTCTCTGCGCTGGGAGGACGTCGATCTGGACGAACGCTGGCTCAAGGTCAGAGGCAAAGGCGACAAGGAACGTCTCGTTCCATTTGGCCGCTATGCCAAAGAAGCGCTGATAAAATGGGAAGCCGTGTGCCCGCGGGAACCGGGATTTCTTTTTCCGGGAAAGGCGGGGGCCGGCATCACGGTGAGGACGGTACACCGGCTCGTGGTTCAGGCCGCGCGAAACGCCGGACTTGAAAACGTCACGCCGCACTCCGTACGCCACAGCTTTGCCACGCATATGCTGGAAGGCGGGGCCTCGCTGAACGTCCTCCAGGAACTGCTGGGGCACGAGAGCCTGCTGACGACGCAGCGCTATTTGAAGATCACGCCCGGTCATTTGAGAGACAGCTACATGGCGGCCCATCCCAGGTCGGGCGAGGAGGAATGA
- the hslV gene encoding ATP-dependent protease subunit HslV, producing the protein MSRDMTIHGTTIVCVRRNGQVAMGGDGQMTLGNQIIKAGTKKVRKLYDGNVLVGFAGATADAMTLMELFEKKLQEYSGNLMRASVELAKMWRTDRMLQKLEAMLLVADREHTILLSGAGDVIEPENDAASIGSGSGFALAAARAYLDVSSLDAEAIVRRSLLIASEICIYTDNILTVEVL; encoded by the coding sequence ATGTCTCGGGATATGACGATTCATGGTACGACGATCGTCTGTGTGCGCAGGAACGGCCAAGTGGCCATGGGCGGCGACGGACAGATGACTTTGGGCAACCAGATCATCAAAGCGGGGACGAAAAAGGTCCGCAAGCTCTACGACGGCAACGTCCTTGTCGGATTCGCCGGCGCCACGGCCGACGCGATGACGCTGATGGAACTTTTCGAGAAAAAATTGCAGGAGTACAGCGGAAATCTGATGAGGGCATCCGTTGAGCTGGCCAAAATGTGGCGCACCGACCGCATGCTACAGAAATTGGAAGCCATGCTGCTCGTGGCCGATCGGGAACATACTATTTTGCTGTCGGGCGCCGGGGACGTGATCGAACCGGAAAACGACGCGGCGTCCATCGGGTCCGGTTCGGGGTTTGCTTTGGCGGCGGCCCGGGCCTATCTGGACGTTTCCTCTCTCGACGCAGAAGCGATCGTGAGACGTTCTTTGCTTATAGCTTCCGAAATCTGCATTTATACCGACAATATTCTCACGGTGGAGGTCCTGTGA
- the hslU gene encoding ATP-dependent protease ATPase subunit HslU, whose protein sequence is MLLTEEMKNLVPSAIVQYLDRYIVGQEKAKRAVAVALRNRLRRRKLPEDLAQEIAPKNILMVGPTGVGKTEIARRLADLVNAPFVKVEATKFTEVGYVGRDVESMVRDLVENSMQMVKKRMIAGVQSVAFEHAQERLVDYLLPVRKSSSAAGIPTFLNYLKKEQPEDVPPEESPAVRQSTRERMLNMLKGGKLDEREVEIDVQESTSPVTSFGNGEMGGIGINISEMLGGIMPKKSKKRRMKVKDALRVLQAEEAEKLIDIEAATQEALDKAQQEGIIFIDEIDKIVSRGRGGGPDVSREGVQRDLLPIVEGCSVTTKYGQVKTDHIFFIAAGAFHDAKPSDLVPELQGRLPIRVELTALGKEELRRILVEPQHSLIHQAVALIETEGVELRFTGEAVEEIAAMAERMNLEMENIGARRLHTILEQLLEEISFSAPERAGEAIEIDTSFVVEKLEPLVGNKDLRRYLL, encoded by the coding sequence ATGCTTTTGACGGAAGAGATGAAAAATCTGGTGCCTTCGGCTATCGTGCAGTATCTCGACCGTTATATCGTCGGGCAGGAAAAGGCAAAACGCGCCGTGGCCGTCGCCCTGAGGAACCGCCTCCGGCGCCGCAAACTGCCCGAAGATCTGGCGCAGGAGATCGCGCCGAAAAACATTTTGATGGTCGGCCCTACCGGCGTCGGCAAGACGGAAATTGCCCGGCGTCTTGCCGACCTCGTCAACGCGCCGTTCGTGAAAGTGGAAGCGACGAAATTCACCGAGGTCGGCTACGTAGGGCGCGACGTCGAGTCGATGGTCCGCGACCTCGTGGAAAATTCCATGCAGATGGTCAAGAAGCGGATGATCGCCGGCGTCCAGTCCGTGGCGTTCGAACACGCGCAGGAGCGCCTGGTGGATTATCTGCTTCCGGTGAGAAAAAGCTCGTCCGCCGCGGGGATTCCCACGTTTCTGAACTATCTCAAGAAAGAGCAGCCGGAAGATGTGCCGCCGGAAGAGAGCCCGGCGGTGCGCCAGAGTACGCGCGAGCGCATGCTGAACATGCTGAAGGGCGGCAAGCTGGACGAACGGGAAGTGGAAATCGACGTTCAGGAAAGTACCAGTCCCGTCACTTCTTTTGGCAACGGCGAAATGGGCGGCATCGGCATCAACATCTCTGAGATGTTGGGCGGCATCATGCCCAAAAAGAGCAAAAAACGCCGCATGAAAGTGAAAGACGCGCTTCGCGTCCTGCAGGCCGAGGAAGCTGAGAAGCTCATCGACATCGAAGCCGCCACGCAGGAGGCTTTGGATAAAGCGCAGCAGGAAGGGATCATTTTCATCGACGAGATCGACAAAATCGTCTCCCGGGGGCGCGGCGGCGGTCCGGACGTCAGCCGCGAAGGCGTACAGCGGGATCTGCTTCCCATCGTCGAAGGCTGCTCCGTCACTACGAAATACGGCCAGGTGAAAACGGATCATATTTTCTTTATCGCCGCCGGCGCCTTTCACGATGCAAAACCCTCCGACCTCGTTCCCGAGCTTCAGGGACGGCTGCCCATCCGCGTCGAGCTGACGGCGCTTGGAAAAGAAGAGCTGCGGCGCATTCTGGTCGAACCGCAGCACAGCCTGATCCATCAAGCGGTCGCCTTGATCGAAACCGAAGGCGTTGAACTGCGTTTTACCGGCGAAGCCGTGGAAGAAATCGCGGCGATGGCCGAACGGATGAATCTGGAGATGGAGAACATCGGGGCGCGCCGCCTGCACACCATTCTGGAGCAGCTTTTGGAGGAAATCAGTTTTTCCGCGCCGGAGCGGGCAGGCGAAGCGATTGAAATCGACACGTCTTTCGTTGTGGAGAAGCTTGAACCACTTGTTGGCAATAAGGATCTGCGGCGGTATCTTCTTTGA
- the codY gene encoding GTP-sensing pleiotropic transcriptional regulator CodY translates to MKRSYAKEKLPEGLNGAVDNDEMHELLEKTRQVGRAMQGRREGTRPDYNKLARLLCEFSTANVYVLSREGQILGYAWVNEYHSEAIASFIEQGYMPESFVERLSQQRETVLSKADGALFDDQAENAADKTALYVPIYGASERLGTLVLARFASNFSTQDLVLAEYLATLVGIEILHDRSRQIEELARERLVVNMAMKALSYSEIDAINHIITRLKELSAEKNAGFRKENTECEGVVIASKIADHVGVTRSVIVNALRKLESAGIIESRSLGMKGTFIKVLSPLFVEELASKFKRTE, encoded by the coding sequence ATGAAACGCTCATATGCAAAGGAAAAGTTGCCCGAAGGTTTAAACGGCGCCGTCGATAACGACGAGATGCATGAACTGCTTGAGAAAACGCGTCAAGTCGGGAGAGCGATGCAAGGCCGTCGCGAAGGAACGCGCCCCGATTATAACAAGCTGGCGCGCCTGCTCTGCGAATTCTCGACCGCGAACGTCTACGTTTTGAGCAGAGAAGGGCAGATCCTGGGATACGCATGGGTGAACGAATACCACAGCGAAGCCATCGCTTCCTTTATTGAGCAAGGCTATATGCCCGAAAGCTTTGTGGAAAGACTGTCGCAGCAGAGAGAGACCGTCCTGAGCAAAGCCGATGGAGCGCTTTTTGACGATCAGGCAGAAAACGCGGCTGATAAGACGGCTCTCTATGTGCCGATCTATGGAGCCTCAGAGCGCTTGGGAACGCTCGTACTGGCCCGTTTTGCGAGCAACTTCTCAACCCAGGATCTCGTCCTGGCCGAATACCTGGCGACGCTGGTCGGCATTGAAATCCTGCACGACCGTTCCCGGCAGATCGAAGAACTTGCCCGAGAGCGTCTTGTTGTGAATATGGCCATGAAAGCCCTTTCGTATTCTGAAATTGACGCGATCAACCATATCATCACGCGGCTCAAGGAGCTCTCGGCCGAAAAGAACGCCGGTTTCAGAAAAGAGAACACCGAATGCGAAGGAGTCGTCATCGCCAGCAAGATCGCCGATCACGTCGGGGTGACCCGCAGCGTGATCGTCAACGCGCTGCGCAAGCTCGAGAGCGCTGGGATCATCGAAAGCCGCAGTTTGGGCATGAAAGGCACTTTTATCAAAGTGCTGAGTCCCTTGTTCGTGGAGGAACTGGCTTCCAAATTTAAGCGCACGGAATGA
- a CDS encoding transglycosylase SLT domain-containing protein, translating to MRMRRPLLWRSLLLFLLASQLCWQARAAAEPAGQARQSLDSVHSAKHVQKAKTDAASYIFRYYNSSLSMDKANEYARYVMEASSRFSVDPALITAIIVKESRVKVNARSKYAVGLMQVYWKLHRNTIMAQFPHIRTEKILMEPRNNIMVGTWIFSRYMAHCKGNVTKALGRYLGSQANRYVALVTKYRGHYTERVLLNLQHASKRAVS from the coding sequence ATGAGGATGAGACGCCCTTTGTTGTGGAGAAGTCTGCTGCTGTTCCTGTTGGCTTCTCAATTATGCTGGCAAGCAAGGGCGGCTGCCGAGCCTGCAGGGCAGGCGAGACAGTCTCTGGATTCCGTACATTCTGCAAAGCACGTGCAGAAAGCGAAAACCGATGCGGCTTCTTATATCTTCCGCTACTACAACAGTTCTTTGAGCATGGACAAAGCGAATGAGTACGCCCGTTATGTCATGGAAGCGTCGAGCCGCTTCTCGGTGGATCCGGCGTTGATTACTGCTATAATTGTCAAAGAATCGCGCGTCAAGGTCAACGCGCGTTCCAAGTACGCGGTCGGTTTGATGCAGGTATATTGGAAGCTGCACCGCAACACGATCATGGCTCAATTTCCCCATATCCGTACAGAAAAGATATTGATGGAACCTCGCAATAACATAATGGTTGGCACATGGATCTTTTCCAGGTACATGGCACACTGCAAGGGGAACGTTACAAAGGCGCTGGGGAGGTATCTGGGGTCCCAGGCTAATCGTTATGTGGCATTGGTCACGAAATATCGAGGGCATTACACTGAGAGAGTCCTGTTGAATCTGCAGCATGCTTCGAAACGGGCCGTTTCTTAG